In the Agrococcus beijingensis genome, GCGCGCGATCCGCGCGATCGACCCGTCGCTCGTGCTGCTCGGCCTCGCGGGCGGCGTCGTGCTCGACGTCGCCGAGCGCGCGGGCCTGGCGACGGCGGCCGAGGCGTTCGCCGACCGCGCCTACACGCCGGAGGGGCTGCTGGTCTCGCGCACCGAGCAGGGCTCGGTGCTGCACGACCCGCAGCTGGTGGCGGCCCGGATGGTGCGGCTGGCCCACGAGGGGCTGATCGAGGCCGTCGACGGCAGCGACGTCGCGGTCCGTGCCGAGTCGATCTGCGTCCACGGCGACTCGGCGGGCGCCATCGCCATGGCCGAGGCGACGCGTGCTGCGCTCGAGGCCGCCGGGGTGACCATCGCGCCATTCGTGGGTTCCCGACCGTGACGCGCACCGCATCCGCCACCCAGCTCGAGCAGGCGAGGGCCGCACGGTCGTCGTACCGCGCTGGCGCCGTCGCACCCACCAGCGGCGTCGCGCACGGGCTGGTGCAGGCCAACCTGATCGCGGTGCCCGCCGACTGGGCGTTCGAGACGCTGCTCTTCGCGCAGCGGAACCCCCGATCGTGCCCGGTGCTCGAGGTGCTCGACGCCGGGCAGGTCGAGCCGCGGCTCGCGCCGGGCGCCGATATCCGCACCGACCTGCCCGCCTACCGCGTCTGGCGCGACGGCGAGCTCGTCGAGGAGACGGCGGATGCGTCGCGGGCGTGGGGCGAGCAGCCAGACCTGGTCGCGTTCCTCATCGGCTGCTCGTTCACCTTCGAGGCGGGGCTCGCCGACGCCGGGATCCCGATCCGGCACCGGGAGCTCGGGCGCAACGTGCCGATGTACCGCACCGACCGGGCGTGCGAGCCCGCGGGCAGGCTGCACGGCGAGCTCGTCGTCTCGATGCGCCCGATCGCTGCCGACCGGGTCGCCGACGCGGTGCGGATCTCGGGGCGGTACCCGGCCGTGCACGGCGCACCGGTGCACGTCGGCGATCCCGGCGCGCTCGGCATCGCCGACCTCGGCGCGCCCGACTTCGGCGACGCCTCCGAGGTGCGCGAGGGGGAGCTGCCG is a window encoding:
- a CDS encoding putative hydro-lyase translates to MTRTASATQLEQARAARSSYRAGAVAPTSGVAHGLVQANLIAVPADWAFETLLFAQRNPRSCPVLEVLDAGQVEPRLAPGADIRTDLPAYRVWRDGELVEETADASRAWGEQPDLVAFLIGCSFTFEAGLADAGIPIRHRELGRNVPMYRTDRACEPAGRLHGELVVSMRPIAADRVADAVRISGRYPAVHGAPVHVGDPGALGIADLGAPDFGDASEVREGELPVFWACGVTPQAAIMASRPPFAITHAPGHMLITDVPDAAYAA